In the Nicotiana tabacum cultivar K326 chromosome 16, ASM71507v2, whole genome shotgun sequence genome, one interval contains:
- the LOC142170443 gene encoding uncharacterized protein LOC142170443, translated as MPEMCPYDTLGGRTPAFHHLSMAIYKMGDGYRQAPPSRARCITQIREQEVITFNCKNIICRFGIPKEINCDNRPQFVGKKMTEFFEKWHIKRILSMPYHPAGNGQEKSSNKIILNILKKKLEDSKGLWPELLSEVLWAYRTTSKTSAGETLYSLVYGTDAVIPVEVREPSPRYSNKSGSSNYESRLQDLDEVEEQRDMAHIRMVAQKQQAERYYNKKAKVRPLRVGDYVLKSKMQAAKDPNEGKLGTNWDGLYKITAAASKGAF; from the exons ATGCCAGAAATGTGCCCCTATGATACACTAGGCGGGAGAACTCCTGCATTCCATCACCTCTCCATGGCCATTtataaaatgggggatggatatcgtcagGCCCCTCCCAGTAGGGCGAG gtgcatcACTCAAATACGTGAACAAGAAGTCATCACGTTCAACTGTAAAAacataatatgccgctttggcatccccaaagaaatcaatTGCGACAACAGACCCCAGTTTGTCGGGAAAAAGATGACTGAGTTCTTCGAAAAATGGCATATCAAGCGGATACTCTCCATGCCATATCATCCTGCCGGCAACGGTCAAGAGAAATcctccaataaaataatattaaacatatTAAAGAAAAAGCTTGAAGATTCCAAAGGGCTATGGCCGGAACTGCTATCGGAGgttctatgggcctaccgcaCAACGTCGAAGACCAGCGCAGGTGAGACGTTGTATTCATTGGTCTACGGCACCGATGCAGTCATACCTGTTGAGGTCAGGGAACCTAGCCCGAGATATTCCAATAAGAGTGGATCAAGCAACTACGAAAGTAGGTTACAAGACCTGGATGAGGTTGAAGAACAAAGGGATATGGCACACATAAGAATGGtggcccaaaaacaacaagcagaaagGTACTATAACAAGAAGGCCAAAGTACGACCACTCAGAGTCGGGGACTACGTACTAAAGTCCAAAATGCAAGCAGCGAAggacccgaatgaagggaaactgggaacaaattgggacggGTTGTACAAAATCACAGCAGCAGCAAGTAAAGGAGCATTCTAA